Within the Vigna angularis cultivar LongXiaoDou No.4 chromosome 10, ASM1680809v1, whole genome shotgun sequence genome, the region ACTTTCTTtacatatttgtttgtttggacATTGTTTGATATCAGTCTAATGTGAAACACAAAAAGCTCGTGTCAAGAATCTGTAATCAATGCTACAAGGTGTAACTGCAATCGCTAAAATTTGTTCACATGTATATATGTTTTGTATTTGCATTGAAAGCATTCTCTGTTTTGGTTGTTTGCACATAATTTATGTGTGACGTGtatggaaaaaaaatgttctAACCAGCATTTGTGGTTCAATCAGGGGATTGTTGCACAAAACATTCACTTCTTATGTGGTTCTGTTGTGCATCTTGTTCTGGCTCGCTGGACATGGACTGGGCTCTTTGAATGGGATAGAAAATTCACCAGATTATGATGGTTGTGCATCTTTTGAGAATAAATATGATTTGGGTTCTTTGGATACCATTGTTAGTGACTCTAGTTTAGGCCATGGCTTCTCATCTTCCCATAATTTTGAAAAGGTGTGTCCGAACAGTCATTCGTTCTGCTTTCCATCAATATTGTCTGAGTTTTCTCATAAAGAGAGAATTGTGAAGGAAGCTTCTCGAGGAGAATCTGGCGGTCAATACAACAGTCCATTTTGTGTAGAGTTACCTCAGGATAGAAGGCAGACAAGTAATGAAAGCTGGTTTTCTGAACATGGTGTGTTTAGGTTACTTAATGGAGGGGTTGTCTCATGTTCATTGAACTCCAGAGAGGGAGTAGATGAGGTACCATCTCGTCAAACTGAAGTCGCTTGTAAATATGATATTTCTTCTTGTGGATCTTCATCACTTAAGCAAAAGACGACACGCTTTTGGTCTAAAAATTCTGAGGTTTCCAAATCAAATTCTTTTGATGGTTCTGTCTCACCCAATGTAAGGATTGGCCCGACTGTACTTGACTGGGGACAGAAATACTTGTATTCTTCTTCTGCAGCTTTTTTAACTGTAACAAATACGTGCAATGATAGCTTATTAAACCTCTATGAGCCATTCAGCTCAGATTTACAGTTCTATCCTTGTAACTTCAGTGACATTTCACTTAGACCTGGTGAATCagctttaatttgttttgttttcttcccAAAAAGTCTTGGTTTGTCTTCAGCTAGCCTGATTTTGCAGACAAGTTCTGGTGGATTCATAGTAGAAGCTAAAGGATATGCCACAGAGTCTCCTTTCGGAGTTCAACCCCTATCAGGTGTGCAAATTTCTCCTGGTGGAAGGTTGAGCAAGAATTTTTCACTGTTCAATCCCTTTGATGAGACCCTCTATGTGGAGGAAATAACTGCCTGGATATCCATTTCTTCAGGGCATAATTATGTTGAAACCGAAGCAATTTGTAGGATAAATGATTTTCAGGGTTTTGATGCTTGGCTCTTCCCAACTATTAAGGATCGGTTGGTTGCGAATACTGGCCAATTTGGTTCACCAACTGTAGCAATCAGACCCCATAGGAACTGGAATATTGCTCCACATGGCTCTGAAACTCTCTTGGAGATGGATATTATGGTTGGATTTGAGGGAAAAATCTTTGGTGCATTTTGTTTGCATCTAGTGAGGCCCTCACAAGACACATCTGATATTATTATGGTTCCTATTGAAGCTGAAGCAGATAGCCATTCTGCCTGTGATACTGCTGGTATATTCATTTCAGCAACTCTTGAGGGTCTAGCTACATGTGATAGTGGTGAAATTGCTATCACTATCTCTCTTAGAAATGACGCTCCTTATGTTTTAAGTTTTGTTAAGGCCATAGAAGTTTCTGACACCGAGCTTTTCCGTATTAAGTTGAAAGAAGGTTTACTGCTTTTCCCTGGTACTGTTACTAAAGTTGGCATTATTTACTGTAGCCACCTGCACTTGGAGTTACATGACTTTTCACCTAAGTCCAGCTTGCAAGAGAACTGCAAACTTCTGATTCTCACTAATGACTCAAGTAGTTCCCTGATTGAGATTCCATGTGAGGACATATTATATGTCTGCTATGAACATCAAAGGAAAATATATTCATCTGTTCAAGTAGAAGGCAAGTCCAAGGATACCCAACCTGACAATTCGAGAACAGGGTATACAGGCAGAAGCATGCAGTTGCGACCAAATTTCAAGGTAAGTTGATTCTGATCTTGCTGCATGTATTCTGTTTGAGCACAAAGGTTGATGAACtgtttattttatagataaaagTGAAACCATTGAGTGATGAATATggtctattatttatttattcactaattttttaagaatggggtattttaattaaatctagGACGTATCTTGTAAATGCCTTGGAAGTATGTTCCTATGATTATTATGTAGTTTTTCCTCTGGTATCTTATTGCATAAAATACTGAACTTGACaattattgtaatatatatgCTTCTATTGTTGTAAGTTAATCATGTGGCATggtgaattttaatttaaatcaattttggGCATTGTTAATATTTgtgttttaatgttttcataGTTGTGTCCTCCAATCCtttgagaattttgttttaCAGGTCTTTAGAGTTGAGAAATAAAATGGCTAGCGTGCTCAAGGATAAAGGttttaaataacaatttcaATATAATCAACCAATTAATTTTTAGGCATGAGAAAAAGTTTagcaaattaatttttaaaactatattacCCTGTGATACAAATAAATGGATATCCCTGTCGTCCACTTATACAGTATGCAGAAATTGTTTGCATCAAATAGTTGGTTGCCTTCTTTACCATTGTTTGAAACTTCTGTTTAACCTagtcttctccttctcttttttcttgacTACTACTTTTATTTCCATTTGTCTTTAAACAATTAgctgtataaaataatttgtggtCATTACACACTGCAACAGATACTATCAGAAACAATTTTACttagttttctttaaattattaaccCATTTTTGGATAATTTACTTCGTAAGCAATTATGGGAGAAAAATAAGAAGGTGAAGAAAATAATTGAGCTCCCCGTGAACTACCTGATGCACATTAGCCTTTAGAGAAGTTACATGGGAGAACTTCTATAAAAACTAAGTGCTTAAGTTGACTTTTATCTTATGAAAGAAGTTCAATTCCTTTTACCTTGTTTCTTCTAGTATGTGCATGGGGAAGTTTATTTAAGCAAGGCCTTAGCCTACTTGATTATTGATGTTTATTTCTAGTTTCAAGTAGCCATTAAAATAAAGTCTTTCTGCTACTTTTATTTGAAGGTTTTAGAGACAGAAAATGTCGACGAACTGGTTCTTGCAAACTGGAAGTCTCAAGGAACCATGGGTGGCATGTCTGTGCTTGAAGACCGTGAAGTGTTATTTCCGATGATTCAGGTTGGAAGTTATGTCTCTAGGTGGATCACTGTAAAGAATCCCAGTCAACATCCTGTTGTGATGCAGCTTATCTTGAATTCAGgagaaataattaatcaatgtaagggtttaagtgatttattGCACCCTTCTTCATCTAGTCATTTGGTTATTGATGAAGGTGCTACTCCAAAAAGGTATGGGTTCTCTATACCAGAGAATGCAGTAACAGAGGCATCTGTGCAACCTCATGATCATGTAACTTTGGGGccaataattttttatccttCTGATAGGTGTGGGTGGAGTGGTTCGGCATTGATAAGAAATAATCTTTCAGGTGTTGAGTGGATACCTTTAAAAGGATATGGAGGGTTGCATTCTCTAGTTTTGCTGGAGAGATCTGAACATGTTGACAGTGTAGATTTTGATTTGAAAATGCCCAAGACACtcaacttttctctttcatataCTTTACTTCACATGAAGGAGATAACTTCTACCTGTTCACAACATTTAGTGAAAGAGTTATATGCCAAAAATACTGGAGACTTGCCATTAGAGGTTAAAAGTATCAGAGTTTCTGGGAGAGACTGTGGATTGGATGGTTTTAAGATTCTATTTTGTAAGGGTTTCACTCTTGAGCCTGGGGAATCAACCAAACTTCTGATTTCACATCAAACTGATTTTTCTGCAGCTGTGGTGCGTCGAGATCTTGAACTAGTCTTGGCAACTGGTATTTTTCTGTTACCTATGAAAGCAAGTTTCCCTTACGATATGCTAGGTAACTGCAAGAGATCCATGTATTGGATGAGAGTGAAGAGATCCCTTCTAGGATTCATCCTTATTGCATCCTTAATATTTCTGATATTTTGTTTCCTATTTCCTCAAACCACTCAATCGGGCTTCTTGGATTTCTCTTGCAAGAGTGATGATAACTTAGTCCACGCCACCATAAAAAGTGCTGGAAAAACCAGTTTGTTACATCATGACCAGAGAAAAAGTAAGCTCTCTATGTCTAGCAAGATGAATCATCTAATGGAGGCCTCTAGTGGCAAATATTCATATGGTCAAGATAATCCATCTAAACTGGAAATTTCTCAGCATTTGATACAGACTTCTGACAGTCATGAACAGACTAGTCATGCATTTGATACACAAAGTGATAGGAAATTGTCATGCACAGATGTTCAGAGCTTTGATCCAATGAAAACATCTCAGTTGGCTTATCTCACAGTCAAAACTGGTAAAGAAAAGggtagaagaaaaaggaggaaGAGTCTCGGTGCCAAATTAGCGGCACTGTCTGAAGTTTCAAGTAGTCAAAGTGGGAATTCTACACCCTCATCACCTTTGTCCCCTACACTCTCTGCTACTCCTAAATGTAACTGGTCACTGTCTCTAGATGTAGAGCAACCTTCCGAGGCTCATAGTTCAATGACACAGGTGGCTGCCCAGCATTCTTCCAATGACCAACCTTCTGCCCTGGCTGCTGAGTCAGATATATTGAAGCCTGCCTTTTCACAAAGATGCAGCAATAGTACGTCTTCTCAAGTGCTGCAATCAACTTCAAGTAGTGTTACCAGATTACCCGTTCAGATACCTTGTGCTACTTCTCCCATTCCTGCAAACACTTTTCCGTCTCCCTTGGGGTCAAAATCTACTGTTAACTTGCATGCTCGAGCTCCTGGATCCCAACTTCATAACCAAACAACTGTTCACTCACGGGAGGCTGGACTTTCGAATGAGTATACGTATGATATTTGGGGTGATCATTTTTCTGGACTTCACTTGTTAGTTCCAAACAGTGTTACCTCAATGAATTCAAGTCTCGTGGAAAATAATTTCGACAGCTTTTTTGTAAGAGGTCCACAAACCCTTGTGACAAATTCTCAAGAAGGTTAATAAGTTGAAAAACGACTTTATTTAACGTTCTTTCCTCCTCTCCGGGCCTATGTTAGTAACAAAAATAAAGGTCTGGATAAAGCTGTCGCAGCTGCACACGTGCACACTCACTCTGATCTATAGTAGTGTAACAGTAACTCTAATTTTGTGactattataacaaaattagtGAATGAAAGTTCTATAACAATTATGCATGCTAAGGggaaaataaaataacgaaAATCACGTGTCTGGTGTGCTTGGTCTGAATTTAAATTGTGGCACGTGCTGATGTAGAGCAATGAGAATTTATGGAGTTTACTTTTTTGTGTTGCAAGAGAACATCCGATCTTTCTTTTTACGACTGTAGACGTGCGTTTCTTTTTAGCCAGAGAGAGATCGGAGAAATTTTCTTCAATGGATAAAGTAGATGTGGGATTCCTTTACAGCATATTTTGAAACAAGTCAAGAATATTTTGAGCAGGGAAATTTTTGTTATAGTTTTCTTTCACTTCGTTTCTGTTCTTCCTTGTCTATGCCATAGGGCATCTGCTAGAGCCACTAGTAAAAGAAAAGGCAATAAAGAAAgacttttgaaatatatttccTTAAATAGGGATTAttataagttttcttttcttttcttgatgttaattttgaataattattttaccgGAATTTGATAGTGTCTTTGAAATGAAGTACAAAACTTTCAAAAGCTAAGCTTTTGTCTCTTGGTGATTGAGAAGTTTTAAAGAGAAATAGAGAAAGATCGACGTGTACAAGACTTtcttatgttaaaaaaaagtaaaatatagaAAGTATGTATGAATTGAGTCTTATAATTGAGTGTCACTTAAGTATTAAGTTTTGATTGAGTATTTATATCTATAAGCTTCCTAGATTATtaagaaacatatttaatcatattatgTTAATATAACCAAGTGTTATATGTTAttagattataaattattatattataaaatgtattaaaatataataataagttaaatttGGGACCATCTCTCCTCATGATGCACAATCCAGACGTTGACCATGCGAGCACCCACAGAAGTAAATCTGAAGTATGCAATCGTGTACTTTTTGTATATTAAGACAGATAGATACATGTTGCAatctttattttgaagtttgaaaatattaaaagttagtGTAAAGTTGCATAAAGTGGAGAAGGCTGTATATCCGTACTTTAGTTATACTATCATTAAGGCATCATGGGCTCTCCAGAAAAACTGAAAGGGACTACTCACTCTATAAGTCCATTCAATTGGTCCCATGTTAATTCAATTACGCAATTGCTTCCTCACTACCTTCATGTTTTCTTCTTACacctctctctctatatatatatatcttcatcaactttattattactattttttggtttgatgaattcaaaattaaccttttttttttcacttcctACTTGTTGAATCCTTAAGTTTATTTTATCCTTGCAAACCTTTGGATCTATAATGCCTGAATGGTAGAATCGTTATGTTGAGGTTCTTCAGCTTTGGTTGAAGACAAAATGCTAATCCTTTGTTGCATCAACCATCACCTCACAAGATTTTCAGCTAAAAAGGCACAAAAATTAAACGGGATATCAAtcacaaaaaggaaaaaaatgtatattttaaaagaacgTGAACTTTAGAAGGAAAGTATAGAAGTGTAAAAAGTAATCGCTGTTAAATAATGTAGCAAAATGTGGTCCAAATTCCAGTGTTGGACCATTTCCCACACCATTCCAACATCACAACCGACACTATAACTTGGAGGAATACTTCCAACACAATTCTTGACTTTACCATTATATGCGCacaagttctttttttttttttaatttttattttggtgcACTTATACCCAAAAAAAACTACAGGCATATTCACTAGAGTTCACAGGGCCTTTCAGATCTACTAATAAATCTAAAAACTATAGGCATATTCATATTTCATTGTTATTGTAtcttttttaatgatttttttttataaatctaatAAATTGTTAGACGAAGTTTTTATCCACTTATATgcttaaacttttatatttttaaagaaaaaaaaaaataaaaaaatactgtcaaatgaatttttttaatattaaagtattattgtcttttattgttatataaacaatatataaaacataCTCATTATTAAATACacaatattatgttatttaattctCAATTTAATAACTTGATGTAAATTTAGtttgagtttgaatttgataGGTGAGATTTCAAAGTTAGAATTATGGATCTTAATTCTtatatagtatttatttatttttttatttttatctcagacttatattttttaaaccgTGTGTATTATTCACAAATGAAAAGGTAGTTTTGGAAAGACTTATTGGGCAGTGGCAATGTCCCACCAAAACTGGTTTCTTGGTGTGACAGCAAAGGATGGTGTGTGTGTAGGCTTTGAAGTTTATTATTGTGTTCCAATGGTTGAACACAACAAAGCATATAATTGAAACGAAAAGCTCTTGGTTTttggtttataaataaaaggcagaaagacaaataaaaatcaataatatcCACAATTCTATGAAGGCTATTTCTTCATGCAGCCTTACAATTCAGAATGTAAAATCtcattatctttcttttaatttgaattaaggAGTTCAAAATGTAAAATGCAAAATGTGTGTATATTTGAGCACTTTCAGAAGGCAAGATTTTGTGTTGTTTCACTTGTTTATACAACTCGTGATTAATGTTTTAAGATGTTTGAGATTAATCTaagtctattttttttaaacaaaaattagtaTATTCTTAAGACAATCgtacagaaaaagaaaaccaaattgAAGTTATTTGTCTgatacaatataattttaacatttcaCTTTAAACACaagaaattaaaacttcaaCAATAGTAAAAGGCAGCCTTGTTGATTGTGCATTAAATTGGTTTGAACACATATACAagttattgaatattttttgcttttattcTCTCAAATCTTTACATTTCCTGTCCATGGAGATCATAACCTGAGctttataaaaaaatgcttGCACATTTCTACAAGCCATGAAGTGGAGGAATTTAAATCAATGAACTATCAGACAAAAATGGTGATTTTCACATATCAGATTATGAATAAGAAAATAGGATGAAGGTTTGTCACAGTACAGATGCACCAATgctaattttacaattttataacattatataattttataaaattatatgcagTAACAAATAAAGTGATGTAATAAGATAATAATCACATGATTCAATTAATAGTTACACCACTTAAATGAGATTTAATTagtcataaaaatttattaaaatcttaattgaaagtttttaaatttattatgaacTCGAAATTTGATTAAGTTATGTTTTATCCATGTCTCTAGTTTCTTTTGTCTAAATCATGAATTAgcttaagaaaataaaaaaggagtATTTATTATTCACTCTTCTAAACTGGTACTCCCTCCCTTTTAAACTAATAATCTTCTTAAttgcttctttttttaatttcagaacagcaacaattaaatatttgaagctattttttaataacatcTATATAGCTAAGAGGATAAACTAATAGATTATTACTTGTATTTAGTAGTtggaaaaaacataaaaagttgtagaataatttataacaaaaataggTGAAAATTCGggaatgtttttttcttaaattgtatcaattaaatatttgttaaatcaTGTTGCATCTTAAAATCGTATCACTTGAAATGAAAGAAGGGCTGGATCTTAATTCAACAGGATTgatgaataattatatattaaaaaataattatgattatgctaaattaaaattgtgattAACTAAATTGTAAATGATCGATATAACAAGaagtgataaaaataataactccAAAGTTACCATTCATTcccttattttctttttaagattCGATTATTCTAAAAGAATCGATCTTAAcagttgaattaaaaaaaatg harbors:
- the LOC108335825 gene encoding uncharacterized protein LOC108335825 gives rise to the protein MDLQTLIINPLSLSFFLFISMFRLRGLLHKTFTSYVVLLCILFWLAGHGLGSLNGIENSPDYDGCASFENKYDLGSLDTIVSDSSLGHGFSSSHNFEKVCPNSHSFCFPSILSEFSHKERIVKEASRGESGGQYNSPFCVELPQDRRQTSNESWFSEHGVFRLLNGGVVSCSLNSREGVDEVPSRQTEVACKYDISSCGSSSLKQKTTRFWSKNSEVSKSNSFDGSVSPNVRIGPTVLDWGQKYLYSSSAAFLTVTNTCNDSLLNLYEPFSSDLQFYPCNFSDISLRPGESALICFVFFPKSLGLSSASLILQTSSGGFIVEAKGYATESPFGVQPLSGVQISPGGRLSKNFSLFNPFDETLYVEEITAWISISSGHNYVETEAICRINDFQGFDAWLFPTIKDRLVANTGQFGSPTVAIRPHRNWNIAPHGSETLLEMDIMVGFEGKIFGAFCLHLVRPSQDTSDIIMVPIEAEADSHSACDTAGIFISATLEGLATCDSGEIAITISLRNDAPYVLSFVKAIEVSDTELFRIKLKEGLLLFPGTVTKVGIIYCSHLHLELHDFSPKSSLQENCKLLILTNDSSSSLIEIPCEDILYVCYEHQRKIYSSVQVEGKSKDTQPDNSRTGYTGRSMQLRPNFKVLETENVDELVLANWKSQGTMGGMSVLEDREVLFPMIQVGSYVSRWITVKNPSQHPVVMQLILNSGEIINQCKGLSDLLHPSSSSHLVIDEGATPKRYGFSIPENAVTEASVQPHDHVTLGPIIFYPSDRCGWSGSALIRNNLSGVEWIPLKGYGGLHSLVLLERSEHVDSVDFDLKMPKTLNFSLSYTLLHMKEITSTCSQHLVKELYAKNTGDLPLEVKSIRVSGRDCGLDGFKILFCKGFTLEPGESTKLLISHQTDFSAAVVRRDLELVLATGIFLLPMKASFPYDMLGNCKRSMYWMRVKRSLLGFILIASLIFLIFCFLFPQTTQSGFLDFSCKSDDNLVHATIKSAGKTSLLHHDQRKSKLSMSSKMNHLMEASSGKYSYGQDNPSKLEISQHLIQTSDSHEQTSHAFDTQSDRKLSCTDVQSFDPMKTSQLAYLTVKTGKEKGRRKRRKSLGAKLAALSEVSSSQSGNSTPSSPLSPTLSATPKCNWSLSLDVEQPSEAHSSMTQVAAQHSSNDQPSALAAESDILKPAFSQRCSNSTSSQVLQSTSSSVTRLPVQIPCATSPIPANTFPSPLGSKSTVNLHARAPGSQLHNQTTVHSREAGLSNEYTYDIWGDHFSGLHLLVPNSVTSMNSSLVENNFDSFFVRGPQTLVTNSQEG